In Micropterus dolomieu isolate WLL.071019.BEF.003 ecotype Adirondacks unplaced genomic scaffold, ASM2129224v1 contig_9617, whole genome shotgun sequence, the genomic window ATATAAATTAACCTGGaacatttgcctttttttctcaGTGAGTTTAAATCTTAATTCCATTGTTCGGTTTGCTTGAAGGCCCTCTTATCAAATGGCATCAAAAGAACATCATCGAGACAGCGATGTAAGATGGCGATTTCAAGGGGCAATGTACATGGttttctttcagtttatttttctttgtcaaaCGGAAGCACAGATCCGATATTCGATCCCGGAGGAGATGAAGAAAGGCTCCCTTGTTGGAAATGTCGCACAAGACCTTGGTTTGGATTTGAAAAGACTCCGTTCTGGTCGGGCCCGTATTGTGACCGGAGAAAACATCCAGTACACCGAGCTGAAGGCAGACAAAGGGACTTTGGTCGTGAATGAGAGAATAGATCGAGAGCAGCTTTGTGGAGATGTAACACCATGCAGCTTTACATTTGAGATTTTATTGGAAAACCCGATGGAGTTGCACCCTGTCACCATAGAAGTCTTGGACGTAAACGACAACGTTCCTACTTTCCAAAACAGACACTTGGAATTTGAAATAAGCGAATCGGCAGCTCTTGGTTCCCGTTTTGTTTTAGAGAGTGCGGACGATGCTGATGTTGGGGAAAACGGTCTGCAGAATTACATTTTAACTCCGAACaacaattttgttttgaaacaacATGTTAATCCGGACGGAAGTAAATATGCCGAAATGGTGCTTCAGAAACCCTTAGACAGAGAAGAACAGCCACACCTGTCTTTAAAACTGCTGGCTGTGGACGGAGGAAATCCACAAAGATCGGGTACAGTAAATATAGACGTCAATATCTTAGATGCTAATGATAATGCTCCTGTGTTTAATCAATCTGTGTATAAAGCCACGGTGATTGAAAACGCTCCAAAAGGCACTTACATTGTTACTGTAAATGCCAGCGACATAGACAGCGGTTCATATGGACAAGTAACGTATtacttttcaaaatcaaaagcaGGAATCGCTGATTTGTTCAATATAGATGAGGCTACTGGGAGAATATATGTGGTAGAGGAAATAGAttttgaaaaagacaaaaaaattgaGTTCAGAGTTGAAGCTAAAGATCAAGGCGGACTGACAGATTCTAGCAAAGTTGAGATTGAGGTTATAGATGTAAATGATAATGCCCCGGTCATTAACGTGATGTCCTTCACGAGTCCTGTGTCAGAAGACTCCACTGCTGGTACCACCATTGGCATAATTAATGTTAAGGATCTTGATTCCGGTGAAAACGGAAAAGTAAAGTGCACGATCGAAGGCAATGTTCCTTTTACAATTAAATCCAATGTGAGAAATTACTTTGCGTTGATGACTGATGCTTCATTAGATCGCGAAAAGCTGTCAGAAAGTAACATCACTGTCATTGCCTCAGATGCAGGGTCGCCTCCCCTCTCAGTTAAAAGAACCTTTTATCTGAAGGTCTCGGATGTCAATGATAATCCTCCAGTGTTTCAACAAAGTTTTTACAATGCGTTTATCGCAGAGAATAACTCTCCAGGTGTATCTGTACTAAGCGTTAATGCTAAAGACCCTGATGAAAACCAAAACGCCCGTATTTCCTATATTTTGGAAGAGTACGAGATCGGTGGATCTCCAGTTTCCGAATATGTTTCAGTAAATGCAGAAAGCGGAGTGATACACGCTGTGCGGTCATTTGATTATGAGCAAATCAAACAGCTGGTTTTCGTCGTCAAAGCGCAGGATGGAGGCTCCCCTCCACTCAGTAGCAACGTGACTGTGAAAATAATGATCCAGGACCAGAACGACAACCCACCTCAGGTTCTGTACCCAGTCCAGACTGGTGGCTCTCTGGTGGCTGAAATGGTGCCTCGTTCAGCAGATGTGGGCTATCTGGTCACTAAAGTGGTGGCTGTTGATGTGGACTCTGGACAGAATGCCTGGCTCTCCTATAAATTGCAGAAAGCCACAGACAGGGCGCTGTTTGAAGTGGGCTTACAGAATGGAGAAATAAGAACTATCCGCCAAGTGACTGATAAAGATGCTGTGAAACAAAGACTGACTGTTATAGTGGAGGACAACGGGCAGCCCTCTCGTTCAGCTACAGTCATTGTTAACGTGGCGGTGGCGGACAGCTTCCCTGAAGTGCTGTCGGAgttcactgactttacacagGACAAGGAGTACAATGACAACCTGACTTTTTACTTAGTGCTGGCTTTGGCTGTagtttccttcctcttcatcacgtGTTTAGTGGTTATTATATCAGTGAAAATCTACAGATGGAGACAGTCTCGCGTCCTGTATCACTCCAATCTCCCTGTGATTCCGTATTATCCACCACGTTACTCAGACACTTTGGGGACAGGGACTCTCCAGCACGTGTACAACTACGAGGTATGCAGGACGACTGACTCCAGAAAGAGTGATATGAAATATATGCAGCCGATGAGTCAAAGTTTAGTGAGTGTGGATGGAGCTGGGGCTGATACACCACAGGTGGATAAGGAACTCTCAGGAAACTGTTCTCAAATGTCAACACTGGTGAGTGATATATTTAAaattcttttgtctgttttctccTGAAGTGTTTTGATAAAAGTTTTTCGCGCACGGCTGTCATTAGGAATTCAGTGTCACTGTCCATGGTGCTTGAACGGTCACATCATTTTGAAATATCTTTCTTTACGTCTTGTAGTGCAAACAGAGCTATTTATATTCCTATAAAATGCTTAACATACTACCGCACAATGAGATAATTAAACATTATCACACTAATCACAATCTATTGTTTTGGCAGTTTCATCCGTCCATTTTAAGATTATCCAGTTACAGGTCGTAGAACTTAATCCATGGGAGGGGCATCAACCATTTTATACGTTTATTTTGatgcatgtttttttcactCATTTATATTGAGTATTCCCACTGTGAGCAATCCGAAATTGTGTTTCAATACGAAAACAAACTCTCTACACATTTCACAGGGGAAAAAGTATTGTAATTATTTGACGAGTAAAATTTGAAAGCAATGTGATTTCAGCATTACCTTAAACTAGATGCTTTTGTGGAAAAGGCCCTTCTCAGTGTACAAGTATGAACTTCATCCATACTGCTTCAATATGTAGAGCTTTATTCAGATGTtttaagtaataaaaacatcaccATAAGCTTGACAAGATTAACATGCAACATTTGAACGGTTCAAAACAATGTGCACACCACATACATTACCATTGTTGGGCTCTGAGCGCCGCTGTTGATACATCACTGACTTACTGTCTAAATAATCTGTGCAGCGGTCCACCCCTTTaattcatttcagtgtttcactGCTTGGAAAGAAGACGGTCTGGCCGTCACGTTTAAAGTGCAGCGTTTTCCGTGGACTTTTGTTCTGCTGATAATATCGCTGCCTTTTCCGTTTATGGATTTAAATACATCAGTTTTAAATTGAAAGGATTACTGCGTCTCTTCCTCTGGATTCATGATGGCTTCTATGCGGATAACTGCTCGCAGAGGCCGATGGCAAGCACTGTTTGtcattctttgtcttttcaAGCTGAGCTCAGTGACTGGACAGGCTCGATATTCCGTACCGGAGGAGCAGGCAGAAGGCTCTTTTGTTGGAAAC contains:
- the LOC123965396 gene encoding protocadherin beta-16-like, with protein sequence MASKEHHRDSDVRWRFQGAMYMVFFQFIFLCQTEAQIRYSIPEEMKKGSLVGNVAQDLGLDLKRLRSGRARIVTGENIQYTELKADKGTLVVNERIDREQLCGDVTPCSFTFEILLENPMELHPVTIEVLDVNDNVPTFQNRHLEFEISESAALGSRFVLESADDADVGENGLQNYILTPNNNFVLKQHVNPDGSKYAEMVLQKPLDREEQPHLSLKLLAVDGGNPQRSGTVNIDVNILDANDNAPVFNQSVYKATVIENAPKGTYIVTVNASDIDSGSYGQVTYYFSKSKAGIADLFNIDEATGRIYVVEEIDFEKDKKIEFRVEAKDQGGLTDSSKVEIEVIDVNDNAPVINVMSFTSPVSEDSTAGTTIGIINVKDLDSGENGKVKCTIEGNVPFTIKSNVRNYFALMTDASLDREKLSESNITVIASDAGSPPLSVKRTFYLKVSDVNDNPPVFQQSFYNAFIAENNSPGVSVLSVNAKDPDENQNARISYILEEYEIGGSPVSEYVSVNAESGVIHAVRSFDYEQIKQLVFVVKAQDGGSPPLSSNVTVKIMIQDQNDNPPQVLYPVQTGGSLVAEMVPRSADVGYLVTKVVAVDVDSGQNAWLSYKLQKATDRALFEVGLQNGEIRTIRQVTDKDAVKQRLTVIVEDNGQPSRSATVIVNVAVADSFPEVLSEFTDFTQDKEYNDNLTFYLVLALAVVSFLFITCLVVIISVKIYRWRQSRVLYHSNLPVIPYYPPRYSDTLGTGTLQHVYNYEVCRTTDSRKSDMKYMQPMSQSLVSVDGAGADTPQVDKELSGNCSQMSTLDYCVSSSGFMMASMRITARRGRWQALFVILCLFKLSSVTGQARYSVPEEQAEGSFVGNIARDLGLDVARLISGKARIITKGSRQYVDLNRDKGTLVIKERIDREELCGKTTPCSFSFEVILENPIQLYRVTVEVTDINDNSPSFPKDEINLKIVESAASGTRFSLESADDPDVGVNDIQKYTLKPSDIFKLEVQSQPNGGTFIEMVLQNPLDREKVETHTLVLIASDGGEPHRSGTVRIHITVLDANDNAPVCSQPVYKADVKENSPEGTVVTTVSANDPDKGVNGEVTYSLAHVVRESKQLFEVNVKTGEIKVAGKLDFEKSKTYQLNVKASDHGGFSDTCKVIIQIMDENDNLPTIQLMSFSNSIAEDSPPGTTIAVLNVDDEDSDGNGVVKCSINSDVPFKIESSLTGYYSIVTEDFLDRESIPEYNITISVSDQGSPPLSSSKNINVKVSDVNDSPPRFDQSEYIKTVPENNSPGFSVFTLSASDADWGQNARVSYFVEEKEINGVSVSSLVSVNSENGVIH